The sequence GACCCTCAAGGTGGCAAAATCATCCGTGATGAAAATGGAATAACAGGATATTTTTTAGATACAGCACAAGAAATAATAAAACAAGCTATGCCACCCCATTCCAAACAGTACCTTAAAAAAGCGATAAAAAGTGCTGTGGAGGATTTGATGAAGAACGGTATTGTCGGAGGTCATAGTGAAGATTTAGCTTATTATGGTGACTTTCATAAGACTTATCATGCTTTTTTGGAAACCATACATAACGATTTTCCTTTCCATGCCCATTTACTTGTTCACCACCATGTAGTAGATGATATGCAACTGGTAAAAGAGCAAGCAGATAATCCTTATGTTGAGTTTGGAGCGATGAAAGTTTTTAGTGATGGTGCAATAGGTGGAAGAACTGCTTGGTTATCAGCGGATTATTCAGATGAATCCGGAAACAAAGGGATGCCTATTCATACCGATGAAGACTTATCAGCATTAGTTCGAAAAGCTCGGGAATATAATATGCCTGTGGCTATTCACGCTATCGGAGATGCTGCAGTAGAGGCAGTAATCGAGGTTATGGAAGAACACCCTGCAAATCGTGCTAATATACCTGATCGTATTATACATGCTCAAATCATGCGAGATGACTTGTACGAAAGGTTACGTTCATTACACGCTATTGTAGATATCCAGCCAACATTTGTAGGTTCTGATTTTCCTTGGGTGATTGAGAGGCTAGGAGAAGGTCGCCTCGCCAATGCGTATCCTTGGAAAAAGTTGCTTCAACACGAAATACCTTGTGCAGGTGGGTCAGATGCCCCTATTGAAGAAATCAATCCACTCTTAGGTATTCAAGCTGCAGTATTAAGACAGTCCTATCATGACCATGAATCATATGGAGATGAACAAAAACTAACGATGTTTGAAGCAATCTCCTTATACACTACAGGAAGCGCATATGCGATAGGAAAAGAAAAGGAAAAAGGAAAAATCCTTCCTGGTTATAATGCGGACTTTACCGTTTTAGATCGTGATCTTTTTTCCATGACACCAGAGAATTTACTACAAGTAGTGGTTAGTAAGACAATTATAGCTGGAAGGGTTGTGTATGACGGTTTTGCTTAAGAGACAAATGACTTAATATAAGATCACATTTTTACGGACATCTGGTAGCTTATGTGGATGAAGAAGACCCTGAAGGGTTTTTCAACTTCCACATTAAGAATCAGATGTCCGTTTTGTGTTCCAACCTAACCCAAGTCCTGTGGGCCGCAGCCCTTACGTCGCTATCTGTGCGCCCCGAGCTTTTGTTGTGTCCAGCTCCAGCGCCTACCCCCTCGGAATCTTAAGCAAATCCTCTCTGTGGCAAAAATCGCCACGACGAGGCTTTGCTTAAGCCTGTCGGGGGTGAACAAGGCGCTTGCGCTTTTCTTGTTATAAGAAAGTACGTTTAACGCGTTCCCAATAAGAATTATTTTTCAGTTTAATGGTTTTAATGAGTTTGTCGCTAAGTTTAACTGTTACATCATGTACGTTACGAATTGGTAATGCTTCATTATCCAATCCAATGATTGGGTGATCGTTTCCGTCTTGGGTGATTTGTAAGGCTAGTGTTCGTTCTGCCCCTAAAATAAAGGAAGAGCCTAGTGTACGATAACGATTGTTGTTTAGGGAAGCAAGCTCTGATACTTGAAAGCATGGTATCTTTGGATCCACTACTGCACCGTTAATTGACTTGTTATAAGCAGTACTACCAGTTGGTGTGGATACAATCAATCCATCTCCTTGGAATGTTTCGAGGTGTAAATCATCAATATATACATCCATGGTAATCGTTTTAATTAAGCTAGAGCGGATACTAACCTCATTTAAGCAATAGAACGATGTATTATTGTTTACATTGGTTTCAATAACAGGGAAGCGTCTTACCTCTAATTCTTCATGCATCATAGAATGCACCATTTCATCAAAGTGTTCTAAATTAAAATCGCAGTATAAGCCTGCTTCACCTTCTGCTCTTGTAATACCTGTATATAAACAATCCTGTCTAAACCCAGTTTTTCGAACGGCTTGTAAGAACATGCCATCACCACCAACACTAATGATGATATTAGCATTATCTGCATGATCTACAATCTCAAATCCATTTTCTCTAGCAAGTTCAAATAAGGGTTGTAGTTTTTTCTCTAATTCGGCATCTTTCTTGTAATAAAAATATAAATTGCTTCGTTCAGCCACAAGTATCCCTCCAAAATCCATCATTGCCCTCATCATATCACGAAAGAAATCGATTTCATAGTTTGACTTATAAAGTTTCCAAATATGTTTAAAAGTTTGTATAAAAGCTGACACTAATGGGGAGGAGGGCTAAATTATGTGGTGGATCATAGGCATTATCTTATTCTTAATCATCAATATCTGTATTATTATTCTATCTCGTTTGTATATCACCCTATTATATCTGCACCGTGATGATCGTGATTTTTTACAAGTCGAATTACGGTTTCTTCGTTGGGTTAAAATAAAAAAAGAAGTCCCACTTATCGCAGTTGACAAGGAAGATATGTCCATAAAAACAAAAGAAAAGACTGAGGTGGGTAGCAAAGATAAAGGTGAGCAATCTAAATCTTATACTCCAAAGGATATTTATAATCAAATCAAATCTATCCATGATTTTCTAAATCGAGTAATAGGACTTCACAAAATAATTAGGCGATTTTTACAGAAAGTGCACGTTGAATCGCTTAAATGGGATACGCAAGTTGGAACTCCAAGTGCGAGCACTACTGGCACAATTTGTGGTGCCATTTGGTCAGTGAAGGGCTGTATAGTAGGGATTCTTTCTCAATACTTAAAATTAAAACAGAAGCCTGAAATTTATGTTACACCGTTTTTTCAACAAAAACATTCCGTTACTAGATTAGAATGTATGATTTCGTTCAGATTTGGGCAAGCTATTTTCGCAGTATTTCAAATCGTCCGGTACACCAAAGGGAAAATCCCGAAGTGGAGAAAAAAGACGGCATAACGAATTAAAGGAGGATTTATCATGTCAGAACATCCCATTCAAGGTCTTATGACCACAGCGATGGAAAACCTGAAAGATATGATTGACGTAAATACAATAATAGGTGATCCAGTAGAAACTCCTGATGGGAGTACGTTAATTATTACAGTATCCAAGGTAGGTTTTGGTTTTGCTGCAGGAGGCAGTGAGTTCCATATTAATAGCAATAACGAGCAAGATAATGGTGGCCAAGGCAGTGATGCAGATGGTGAATTACCATTTGGTGGAGGTAGTGGTGGAGGTGTATCCATTACCCCAATTGCCTTCTTAATCGTAAATAAATCCTCAGGTGTAAAAATGATTCACTTAGACGAACATGCCCATCTTTATGAGCGTTTGTTAGATTTGGCCCCTCAAGCTGTAGAAAAAATACAAGAGGCATTAGGAAAAAAATCAGACAAAGATAAGAAGAATGGATCTCATTCTTCTAAACAATCTCAACAAAACCAAGATGGATCACAACATAATCAAAATGGCTCCCAGAATAATCAAAACTTTTCTTGGTAAGCTATGATTAGACAACAGAGAAAACTGCCTTCATAATTAGACTATGAGGCAGTTTTTCTATTGTAAAACAAAACTGTTATTTTCTAATGAATGATAATCATAAAGGAGGATATAAGAATGGCAAACGTAACATTTAAAAACAATCCAGTAACACTAGTTGGCGAAGAAGTAAAAAAAGGTGATAAAGCTCCTAATTTCACAGTACTTGCAAATGATTTATCAGAAGTTTCATTAGAAGACTACAAAGGCAGTGTAAAACTCATTAGTGTAGTACCATCTATCGACACAGGAGTTTGTGATGCTCAAACTCGCCGTTTTAATGGAGAAGCAGACAAGCTTGATAATGTAAAGGTACTTACCATTAGTATGGACCTTCCATTTGCTCAGAAGCGCTGGTGCGGTGCAAATGGTATTGAGAACGTAGATACTCTATCCGATCATCGTGATGCTTATTTTGGTGAGGCGTTTGGCGTACTAATTAAAGAAATGCGTTTACTAACTCGTTCTGTATTTGTAGTAAACAGTAATGATGAAGTTGTATATGCAGAATATGTACCTGAAGCTACTGATCATCCAGATTATGAAGCGGCACTAGAAGCAGCAAAACAAGCCGAATAACAATGAAGCCCGGCAGATTAGCCGGGCTTATTCATGTACATGTAATCAGTTATACAGATTACAAATAATACCCTTCATCATAAAAGGAATGGCACAATTATACGTAAACCTCACTCTTGGTAAATAGGAAGACCATTTGCTAGAATAGGGAAGGTTAACGTCTGGTATTTGAGGAGGATGAAGAACGTGGAAGAATCAAAAATAGAACAATTGTACACTTGGTTAGATGAAGCAGCAGAGAAGATGGGGGAGGAAATTGACCTTTCCTACTTAGAGCTACTTCCTCTAGCTGGAAGGATTTTATTTGATAAAGAAATCCCAGAAGAATATAGTGACTCTATTAGAAATTGCTTGTCGGATAAATTAACAAACATCTCCCTTGAGGACTATAAAAGGGAAGAGGTACGTAAAGGAATTCAACTTGCAATTCTTAAAGGAATGAAAGGCTCTACACAACAGCAACACATGATTACACCAGACTCTGTGGCTATTTTCATGGGGTATATTTTAGAAAAGGTTATGGACACTAAGGAAACCATCCGATTATTTGATCCTGTGGCAGGGACAGGTAATTTATTAACAGCTGTCGTGAATCAAATAGAAAAAGACGTTGAGGCTTATGGAAGTGATGTTGATCAAACACTCCTTCAATTAGCATTGATGAATGCAAACCTTCAGCATACAGAAATTGAGTTTTTCCATCAGGATAGCTTACGTTCCTTTTTATTAGAGCCTGTTGATTACGTTGTAGCTGATCTACCAGTTGGCTATTACCCTGATGATGTGCAGGCGAGTGAATATGAATTAAAAGCTGAATCTGGTCACTCCTATTCGCATCATCTATTAATGGAACAAAGCTTAAATTATATGAATGAGGGTGGATATGGACTATTCCTCATTCCAAACTTCTTATTCGAGGGGGATCAATCCGCTCAACTCCATGCATTTCTACAAAAGCATGTACACGTTGTGGGTGTATTGCAATTACCTGACTCTATGTTTAAGAATGAGCAGTTTGGAAAGAGTATCTTTATTGTGCAGAAAAAAGGAGAGGAAACCCAAGCACCAAAAGAAGCTTTGATTGCAAAACTACCTTCATTCTCCAATCCAAATGCAATGAACGAAATGGTGGAGAAAATCAATAATTGGTTTCTAGAATATACTTCGTCAAAATAGTGGGAAAATAAAGATTTTGGGTGGAAAGCGTTAACAATTGCACATGTGTCTTGAAAACGTTCATGACGGGTGTTTAAATGGATAATGGTAATCATGATCCTAGTGTATAAGGGGATGAATAAAGTGAGCAAAATTTTAGCCATCAACGCAGGTAGTTCTTCTTTAAAGTTCCAGCTAATCGAAATGCCATCTGAAGAAGTGGTCACCAAAGGATTAGTTGAGCGTATTGGGTTGGATGACGCAGTCTTCACTATTGAAGTGAACGACGAAAAAGATAAAACAGTAACGGAAATACCAAACCATGAAAAAGCAGTTGAAATTCTTGTGGACAAGCTTCAAAAAACAGGTGTTATTGAATCCCTGGATGAAATTGAAGGAATTGGCCACCGAGTAGTTCATGGTGGAGAACGATTCAGTGATTCTGCTCTTGTTACAGAAGAGGTTCTTCAAGAGATTGAGGAAGTTTCAGAATTAGCACCTCTTCATAACCCAGCAAACCTAACTGGTATTCGAGCATTCCAAGAAATCTTACCGAATGTTCCTGCTGTAGTTGTATTTGACACAGCCTTTCATCAGTCAATGCCAGAGCAATCTTATTTATACAGTCTACCGTATGAATACTATGAAAAGTACGGTATCCGTAAATATGGTTTCCACGGTACATCTCACAAGTATGTATCCCAACGTGCTTCTGAGATGCTTAATCGCCCTGAAGAGCAATTGCGCATTCTTTCTTGCCACCTTGGTAATGGTGCTAGTATTGCTGCCATTGAAGGTGGGAACTCTGTTGATACGTCAATGGGCTTCACGCCACTTGCAGGTGTAACAATGGGAACACGTTCTGGTAATATCGACCCTGCATTGATTCCATATATTATGGACAAAACAGGTAAATCTGCAGAAGAAGTTCTTCATGTATTGAACAAAGAAAGTGGTCTTCTTGCATTGTCTGGATTCTCCAGTGACCTTCGTGATATTGAAGACAAGGCAAAAGAAGGCGATGAGCGTGCAGAACTAGCATTAGAAGTATTTGCTGCTCGAGTTCACAAGTACATCGGCTCTTATGCTGCACGTATGCATGGCGTCGATGCTATTGTCTTCACAGCAGGTGTTGGTGAAAACAGTACAGCTATTCGTGAACGTGTCCTAAAAGGGCTTGAATTCATGGGCGTATACTGGGACCCATCCCTAAACCAAACTCGCGGCGAGGAAACATTCATTAACTATCCTCATTCTCCTGTTAAAGTTATGGTTATTCCAACCAACGAGGAAGTAATGATTGCGCGCGATACTGTTCGTATGATTGAAGAGAATAAATAAGAAACCAAAGCTACTGAATTCATTCAGTAGCTTTTTTTTTTGTCCAGGAAATTATAAAAATGTTGGCTTATGCATAACTAAGTAAGTTATAGAGGCCACGTCCAGCTCCAGCGCCTAGCAAACTACCTGCACCTCCTTACGATAAGTCAACATCGAACGCTTGCCTCTTCGTGTTTCCTTTATCTCAAAACGATTCAACGCTGCGTCACGCAGCAACATCGAACCAACCCACGTCCTGTGGGCAGCAGTTCGTACGTCGCTACTCGGGCGCCCGAGCTTTTGTTCATGGCTTTTGATAATAATATAATGTATTCAACAAACAGATTGTAATCATTATCATAAATAACAATAACATCTTCAGTAATGTTCGCAATTTTATGGAAATAAGCTAGAATAAAGATAACAAACATGTGAAGGGGCGGATGTAGCATGAGTGAGGAAAAAGTGTATCAAGATATTCTAAAATGGGAGAACCAATGGAAAGATTATCGAGCTAATGACTTTGAAATGATTTATGAGCAATGGATGAATAAAACCTTCACGAACTTAAATCCAAAAATGAAGAAAAAATTTTTCCACCAAATGGATCAATGGTTCTTTCATACACATGCCTACATACAAGGAACAGCATTTCAAAATGAAGCAAGATTAAGAATTTTAACAAGTGGTCGTATTTTCCGATCAGATATTGATTATTTAGAAGATATGAAAGAATTAACGATTGATCAATTAACATACTTAGCGCATCAACATATCGCAAAAGGCAAGCTATATTCCTTTGCTCAAGGAGGTCTTACAGGCACGGGCGGATATCTTCTTTTAGGGGTGGATTTTCCATTAATGATGATATTAAACCTTCGAGCTGTACAGCTAATTGGTTTAACATTTGGATATGAAGTAAATCATCCTTATGAAATGATGTTGTCATTAAAGATTTTTCATGCAGCTACGTTACCAAAGCGACTGCAAAAAGGGGCCTGGGATGATCTAAAAAAAGAACTTGAACATCATACTTCTCCGTTTATTTATGAAGGTGAGGATGAATTCACAGATGAAACATGGCTAGAACAGCCATTTAAGCAAGGAATGAAATCATTATTTATTCTAACGTTCCGGAAAAAACTCATTCAAGGAATGCCGATTGTTAGTATGGTTATAGGAGCTACATTAAATTATCAATTAACCCGACAAGTGACCGATTTTGCACTACGATTTTATCAATATCGTTATCTTGTTGAGCAAGGAGAGATTGAGTAATGTCCGTTTCAGAACATAAACAACAATCAAAACCATCGATAACTTGTAAAGTGATTACTATTTCTGATACTAGAGACGAGTCCTCTGACAAAAGCGGCCAGCTAATGATGGATTTTTTAACGTCTTCAGGTCATGTTGTTAAGGACTATGAAATTGTAAAAGACCATCAGCAAGCAATCCGAGAATCGATTGAGTTAGGGTGTAGCGATGAGAGAATTGAAGCCGTTCTAACCAATGGTGGTACTGGTATGGCAAAACGTGATGTAACCATTGAGACAGTGGAAGGTATGTTAGACAAGGAAATGGTAGGCTTTGGTGAATTGTTTCGCATGCTAAGCTATACAGAAGATATAGGTTCTGCTGCTATGTTATCAAGAGCCATAGCAGGTGTGCGAAACCAAACAATTTTGTTTTCAACCCCCGGTTCCACTGGAGCGGTTCGTTTAGCAATGGAAAAACTG is a genomic window of Pontibacillus yanchengensis containing:
- a CDS encoding NAD kinase, which codes for MAERSNLYFYYKKDAELEKKLQPLFELARENGFEIVDHADNANIIISVGGDGMFLQAVRKTGFRQDCLYTGITRAEGEAGLYCDFNLEHFDEMVHSMMHEELEVRRFPVIETNVNNNTSFYCLNEVSIRSSLIKTITMDVYIDDLHLETFQGDGLIVSTPTGSTAYNKSINGAVVDPKIPCFQVSELASLNNNRYRTLGSSFILGAERTLALQITQDGNDHPIIGLDNEALPIRNVHDVTVKLSDKLIKTIKLKNNSYWERVKRTFL
- a CDS encoding acetate/propionate family kinase → MSKILAINAGSSSLKFQLIEMPSEEVVTKGLVERIGLDDAVFTIEVNDEKDKTVTEIPNHEKAVEILVDKLQKTGVIESLDEIEGIGHRVVHGGERFSDSALVTEEVLQEIEEVSELAPLHNPANLTGIRAFQEILPNVPAVVVFDTAFHQSMPEQSYLYSLPYEYYEKYGIRKYGFHGTSHKYVSQRASEMLNRPEEQLRILSCHLGNGASIAAIEGGNSVDTSMGFTPLAGVTMGTRSGNIDPALIPYIMDKTGKSAEEVLHVLNKESGLLALSGFSSDLRDIEDKAKEGDERAELALEVFAARVHKYIGSYAARMHGVDAIVFTAGVGENSTAIRERVLKGLEFMGVYWDPSLNQTRGEETFINYPHSPVKVMVIPTNEEVMIARDTVRMIEENK
- the tpx gene encoding thiol peroxidase, whose product is MANVTFKNNPVTLVGEEVKKGDKAPNFTVLANDLSEVSLEDYKGSVKLISVVPSIDTGVCDAQTRRFNGEADKLDNVKVLTISMDLPFAQKRWCGANGIENVDTLSDHRDAYFGEAFGVLIKEMRLLTRSVFVVNSNDEVVYAEYVPEATDHPDYEAALEAAKQAE
- a CDS encoding DUF2953 domain-containing protein, with protein sequence MWWIIGIILFLIINICIIILSRLYITLLYLHRDDRDFLQVELRFLRWVKIKKEVPLIAVDKEDMSIKTKEKTEVGSKDKGEQSKSYTPKDIYNQIKSIHDFLNRVIGLHKIIRRFLQKVHVESLKWDTQVGTPSASTTGTICGAIWSVKGCIVGILSQYLKLKQKPEIYVTPFFQQKHSVTRLECMISFRFGQAIFAVFQIVRYTKGKIPKWRKKTA
- the ytfJ gene encoding GerW family sporulation protein, translated to MSEHPIQGLMTTAMENLKDMIDVNTIIGDPVETPDGSTLIITVSKVGFGFAAGGSEFHINSNNEQDNGGQGSDADGELPFGGGSGGGVSITPIAFLIVNKSSGVKMIHLDEHAHLYERLLDLAPQAVEKIQEALGKKSDKDKKNGSHSSKQSQQNQDGSQHNQNGSQNNQNFSW
- a CDS encoding amidohydrolase is translated as MGELWFGGTIYTMNVPEDTVDAIYVHKGTIMDTGAVDELRNQYKEDIEQEHNLQGHVMYPGFVDSHLHIINHGEKLLRLNLAYFKSPEEVKDALRTQIPHLEEGEWMIGEGWNENQWEDTQIIHKAELDEISTIHPIMLTRVCRHALIANSKAMELAGVTSETADPQGGKIIRDENGITGYFLDTAQEIIKQAMPPHSKQYLKKAIKSAVEDLMKNGIVGGHSEDLAYYGDFHKTYHAFLETIHNDFPFHAHLLVHHHVVDDMQLVKEQADNPYVEFGAMKVFSDGAIGGRTAWLSADYSDESGNKGMPIHTDEDLSALVRKAREYNMPVAIHAIGDAAVEAVIEVMEEHPANRANIPDRIIHAQIMRDDLYERLRSLHAIVDIQPTFVGSDFPWVIERLGEGRLANAYPWKKLLQHEIPCAGGSDAPIEEINPLLGIQAAVLRQSYHDHESYGDEQKLTMFEAISLYTTGSAYAIGKEKEKGKILPGYNADFTVLDRDLFSMTPENLLQVVVSKTIIAGRVVYDGFA
- a CDS encoding MogA/MoaB family molybdenum cofactor biosynthesis protein, whose translation is MSVSEHKQQSKPSITCKVITISDTRDESSDKSGQLMMDFLTSSGHVVKDYEIVKDHQQAIRESIELGCSDERIEAVLTNGGTGMAKRDVTIETVEGMLDKEMVGFGELFRMLSYTEDIGSAAMLSRAIAGVRNQTILFSTPGSTGAVRLAMEKLIMPELPHVVRELSK
- a CDS encoding EcsC family protein, which gives rise to MSEEKVYQDILKWENQWKDYRANDFEMIYEQWMNKTFTNLNPKMKKKFFHQMDQWFFHTHAYIQGTAFQNEARLRILTSGRIFRSDIDYLEDMKELTIDQLTYLAHQHIAKGKLYSFAQGGLTGTGGYLLLGVDFPLMMILNLRAVQLIGLTFGYEVNHPYEMMLSLKIFHAATLPKRLQKGAWDDLKKELEHHTSPFIYEGEDEFTDETWLEQPFKQGMKSLFILTFRKKLIQGMPIVSMVIGATLNYQLTRQVTDFALRFYQYRYLVEQGEIE
- a CDS encoding N-6 DNA methylase; protein product: MEESKIEQLYTWLDEAAEKMGEEIDLSYLELLPLAGRILFDKEIPEEYSDSIRNCLSDKLTNISLEDYKREEVRKGIQLAILKGMKGSTQQQHMITPDSVAIFMGYILEKVMDTKETIRLFDPVAGTGNLLTAVVNQIEKDVEAYGSDVDQTLLQLALMNANLQHTEIEFFHQDSLRSFLLEPVDYVVADLPVGYYPDDVQASEYELKAESGHSYSHHLLMEQSLNYMNEGGYGLFLIPNFLFEGDQSAQLHAFLQKHVHVVGVLQLPDSMFKNEQFGKSIFIVQKKGEETQAPKEALIAKLPSFSNPNAMNEMVEKINNWFLEYTSSK